AAGGTACCGAATTACCCCTCCACAACCCTTGGAATACTAGACTAGGTCCTTTGCTTTTTTGAAATTTTGTTCGTTTGTGATGAACCGCCTGGGCAGCAAGAAGAAAGTCCTTTTGAATTGCTGATGGGCTCACTTAGCATGGTTCCTGGCTCTTGGTGTGTTGCATTTGCCAAAATAAAAACCACTATGTATAACgacaataaaaaaataataaaaaaataaaaaaaaaccccccattAAATGACTGCATAACACTACAAACAACCTATTCATGCATATCTTGGTCACATACTCCGCATGTAAATACTGTACGTCCTTGTCGTACAGTACCATACTTTCGTCACCTTGACCACCAACCAAGAACAAATACCAGACCTTCCCAAAGCGGCCTGCTGCAGCATGAGGATTTAATTGGACGCCGAGAGATTCGTAACCCCCTTCGCTGGAACAGGGTACTTGGCAGGCAACCAGGTTAAGTAATTGGATTTATTATCTGGAAATTTTATATCCAGCCAGCCATGAAAAACCAAAGGGGCAAAAATACACGACATCTGCGTGCGTTCAAAATCCTTCAAGTTAATTTTCTTCTTGCTTCTGCCCCCCCCCTGACCACTATACCGGTATTAGCAACCGGTCAAGTTTGTCACAGGGGCTTTATCAGCCGAGAGACCTACCACTTGGCGGGGGTTTTGCTCCGATACAGCCTGCTTTGACCGTGAACTCTAGCAGTGCGCGTTCTGTCGTCGGCAGTAGCGCCCTTTTTTTCGTTGattcagcaaaaaaaattaaaaaaattaaaaaaataataagacAAGACTCAAAAGTTCAAAGATACGGATACGAAACATGATAATAATAGTTCATTACGGTATCCGTTCggggagagaaagaaaagcaagaagcaatcaaaaagagaaaaagaaaagagtcgTGCAGCCATTTTCTGCAGGATGTCGCCAGCAAGCGAGTGAGTTGGTGAGCAGCAGCCACCTTTTTTCGGCTCTCAACAACGGTGTGTTTAAAGCGTAGGGCTTCTTTTTGGGTGGTGGCGTGTGCAGAAATCAGACGCGTACTCGGTAAAAGGTACATAAatgatacctacctaggtacctagttcaGGGTTTACAGTGTTTATCTAATCCGCAATTTCTACGGAGTAAATCCCTGAAGTTGCCTGGGGTTCGAGGGCTGACTGCAGCCGCTTTTCCCGTTTGAAAGCTGAATCCTTTCatatctcgtttttttttctatcccAAGGCCCCGGAGCTGGGTCTGTAGTCCGAGACAATCGCGTCCAGCAGGGTGGCTGTGAGAATACCCCCAGCTCCTACCGGCTACCTTATATCGAGGAGTAGCGGTGACCGCAggggaggtaggtaggtagttatgGTTTACAGATTGATGGATATCGGCAATCTATGATGGATCATATTAGTGTCATATTATATGAAACCCCCACATCCAAACTGTACTTTTTATCCTTGTAATTCTTCCTGGGGGATAAAGGAGAGAGCCAATCCTAATCTTGTCAGCCTGCCCGTATTAAAACAAAAAGGATAGACTGCTTGTAGAGGGATAATCTATACCGCCTTCCCCTCTTTCTCTGCTAGCAAGAAGTAGAGGATTgccaaggtaaggtaggtaggtaggtaggtaggtaggtaggtaggtaggtaggtaggtaggtaggtaggtaggtaggtaggtaggtaggtaggtaggtaggtaggtaggtaggcaatcTACATCgtgaaggaggaggaggtgggGCAAGGATGTGATTTGCTTCTTTTGATGACCTTGCATGATACGAAAGATTTTTTGATGTTTCACCAAGTAGTGTCACCCATATGAACCAGAGCAAACTCGGAATCGCGAGTGAAATTACTCCGGCATTggttttcttctcctttttccAGGACGATAGAAAAACCGAGATCTATTGATGTCTGCAAAACCCTTGGTAGCCTACAAAGCCACCGACGGCAACGTTCCAGCATTATTGCCTCGGAATCTTGGTGAGATAAACTCAAGGTGAATGTAAGCACAAGCTCCTCAGCACCAAAGTGTACGCGAAATGCATACATTTCAAATCGTCAACATTATCGGTGATTTATCTGTATATATTCTCAAAGCAACTTCTGGACCTCATTTGGGTCGGTTGTTATCACCTGCAGGCGCTGGCCGGTCTTCGAGTGAGTTGGCCCCATAGAAGTGGTGGCGGCTACATTCTGCGTAAAGGCCAGAGCCACAGCGCCGGTTGTAACAAGGTCAAATGAACGTAGTAGATGTTCATGTAACGCGCAAGATATCCCCCAAGGATTTGATGTAATCGAGCAAGGCCATGGCTTTGGTGGCGACGGGAGCAAAAGCAGCAGGGAAGAAGATCAACATGGCAGTTACATAGTCGGTTTTGTACACGAGGTCTTGTTTATATCATGATAATTTTTGCTTTTGACACTCAGATCAAATACCTAGTCACGGATTCGTCCGTAGATCAATTTAATCCTCATATCGATGCTGCTTTGACTCTCCTTCGTTAGTATTGCCCAAGATAGCATATCGTTAATTGCTCAAATACCGGGTGTCCTAGACTATAGCTATGGGATATCACAAGATGTAAGAGTCATGCCCCGCTAacatacctaaggtaggtaggtaggtaggtaggtaacctACCTATATATCTGCTGTTTGTTGTGGGCTATATTTACCGAAGTCACTGACATTAGTCATTGACGGGAGCTCTCGTTTTCGACGGTGTTTTTTAGTGCAACACTGTTTGCCTGCAGGTAGTACCGTTGGACCACCTGTACTAGCTCAGCGGTTATGCTGATAATGAAGCTCATTCTTCTACAATCCCCGTATGGTCCAACCCCATAATACGCACACACAAAAACATACGTAGtaagaggaaaagaaaaagccccaaTGATAGTTTTATTGCAGATTATAACTAAGAGCCACCACTGACTCGATTATTCTTGGGCTTGTCGTTAATGAACTGAACTTCCTTGGAACCTTCCCTTGATAACCTTATGAACCAGTTCTCAGGGATTCTGCCCGCCCCCTTGACCTTTGTTCCCTTGCATTCACCATCAATGTCAATCGCAAAATCGGTTTTGCGAGCACGTGCTTCGATGGTAATCTCTGCACGTTGTCCAGGGTCTATGAAAGAAGACAGAAAAGGCTCAGTGTACCAGATGTGAAGAACCTCGAATTTACAGCGATACGGATGCAGCTGCTGGTCGTTGGACCGAACTTCTTGTAGGTTTacaggaccggccacggctgTGTTCGACATAATGGCCACGGCAGTAGCGGCAGCCGCAAGAAAATCGAAGAATTGCATAATTATAGTCTGGGTAATTTTCAACCGGTGATACCTGTTGTTGTGAACCTTCAATCGGGGCCTTGTTAGTAGGGATTGGGAAGCAATTGTGAATCAAGCCAAGGGATCGACGGCAGAAAAGACTAACAAGAAAAGTTTACTCCATgcttctgcttcttctttcATGAGTAAATCGGATATATTCCAtcgaaggactggtggcggagTTCTCTGATGATGAATTTTAATACCCAATCGCATACCTACTCTCATTTTCACTTCCTACTGATTAATGTGTGCTGTGTCGGTAATGTCCGATGATCTGGATCAGGTGCCCACAATCGCATGAATCCCAATCTCTCTCAGTTTGCATGGGTAATTATAGGCCTTCTAGGCTTACAGGTGTATTTTGGATGCCGCTATAGAGCCCCATGAGATGCTTGATCCTGAATTCATCATCGGTAATTGCCGCCATCTCAAGATGATGTGGGCTTAAGCATATTTGTAGATCTTGCCGAGAACATGTCTGTTTCCAATTGTAAAGCATCCATGAGCCGACACTTGTGGGGTGCTTTGTTGTCAATATATAACAATGAACGACTTCTAACCGTACACGGCAAGATCAACAATGCAGAGGCGGAAACAGAATCCGCTGCCTACCTGGTTTACCCAGATGCAATGCTCGAGTAACGTGGTATGCTTGCCTGGTATAATACTCGGGGCTGTTTTGAAGTGTTGCCAGAGTATTACTGTTCATTTGCCTCTAAACATCTCTATGGATCGTCAGCTGAGCTACTCTCGCTGTGGCGTCTATTCACAAGGTGAGCTCATGTCCAGGTCTGGTTGCATGCCATAAATTGTATAACATGGACGATGGTTGAGCCAAGATTCAACAAGAGACGCCAGGCTGGATTTGCAGCTTTCTCCGGTGATGACTTGTTCACATTGGCAGACTACCCGCCTTAGGTCAGCAAACCGATTAGAGGACAACAGACCTATCTAAGCAAAGCGACGAGTAGTTTTGGACCAAAAGTTCCAGCAAGCAACACCTCTCCAGCTGAAAAAAAGTTGTCAACCGATTGACACTCCAAAGGTTGTTTGACATATGTGTCCAAAAAGGGACTTGATTCAGGTCTAAGGTGATCTCGACGTGTCGTGGCGGTTACCGCCAGATTTATGCGATTGTCTGGTGCAGGGTAGGTGAGTTATGGTTCATTTCGATTCAGGGTAGGGTACTGGAGCTGTCTGAGCGCAAGCAAAACCCGCATGGGAATTTCTCGGCGAAACTTCTCAATCGCGATAATCTactccaaaaaaaagtctttgCACAAGCAAAATCGAGCTCCAGCATGGATGAGATGGATCTATCGTTGAAGTCGGAATTGAATTGCATTCACCAAAAGGGGTATGCCGCATGGAAGAATCACGTGCAGCCTTGTCTGATTGAACCACCAAGTGCACTCCACTCCACAGCACCTCCACTTCCGAAGTTCTGCCACAATGGCGGTCATCCCTGTGTGGGGTCGAATTGGCGACGTCGCGATTATGGTTTGGGCTTGGTTACCTACCTTAAAACACCACGTTGAAGGTGTTACTTATCTCCAAAGCAGCACGGCCCGGCGCCCACCACAATACTTTTGAACCCTTTCTTTCTGTTGTTTAGTTGCCCACCATGAACTACGGAAAGAAGGACGAGGACGCCGAAAATGGTCTGGTCAAGGTTGACCGGACCCAGGTCTTTCAAGAAGGTGAGCTGGCGCACATAGATATACATGTAGCTTCCATCACCGCATTGGGACCTGGTGATCGCTCAGGTTCCAAATATATACATACAGTTCGCTGACCGTGGCCACCATTCACCTCGCCATCAGCCCGACTCTTCAACAGCTCCCCGATCCAGCCGCGGCAATGTCGAATCCTCCTCACCAAGATCGCCCTTCTTCTCTACACCGGCGAGAAGTTCCCCCAGAATGAAGCCACGACCCTCTTCTTCGGCATCTCGAAGCTCTTCCAGAACAAGGATGCCAGCTTGCGCCAGATGGTCCACCTCGTCATCAAGGAGCTGGCCAACTCTGCAGAGGACATCATCATGGTCACGAGTACCATCATGAAGGATACCGGCGGCAGCACCGACATCATTTTCCGGCCAAACGCTATCCGGGCACTGTGCCGTATTATCGATGTATGGCGACTCCGAACCCCCTACTTAGAATGGCAGGGGTGAATCGGTAAACCTGGTTCAAtgttgctgaccggtctTCTACTTGATATCTAGGCGTCGACTGTGCAATCGATCGAGCGTGTCATGAAGACCGCAATCGTGGACAAGAACCCCTCAGTTTCCTCCGCCGCCCTTGTATCTTCGTACCACCTCCTTCCCATTGCTAGGGACGTCGTGAGGAGATGGCAAAGTGAGACACAGGAGGCCGCTGCCAGCAACAAGTCGTCAGGCGGCTTCTCGCTTGGCTTCTCCTCCGCCTCCAGCTCCATGCCGGTGAACAACTCGACCATGTCGCAGTACCACGCCATCGGTCTGCTCTACCAGATGCGCATGCACGACCGCATGGCCCTTGTCAAGATGGTTCAGCAGTTTGGCGCCCCAGGTGCAGTTAAGAGCCCCGCGGCCCTCGTCATGCTTGTCCGTCTCGCCGCTCAGCTCGCAGAGGAGGACCCCCAGCTGCGCCGTCCCATGATGCAGTTGCTGGATGGCTGGTTGAGGCACAAGAGCGAGATGGTCAACTTCGAGGCTGCCAAGGCCATCTGCGACATGCGGGATGTGACGGACGCCGAGGTGTCCCAGGCAGTGCACGTTCTGCAGCTCTTCCTCACCTCGCCGCGTGCCGTCACCAAGTTCGCTGCTCTGCGCATTCTCCACAACTTTGCTTCATTCAAGCCAAATACCGTCAACGTGTGCAACCCGGACATTGAGCTTCTCATCTCCAACAGCAACCGTTCCATTGCCACTTTTGCCATCACCACTCTTCTCAAGACGGGCAACGAGGCTAGCGTCGATAGGCTTATGAAGCAGATCACAGGTTTCATGTCCGAGATCACAGATGAGTTCAAGATCACGATCGTCGAGGCTATTCGCACACTCTGCCTCAAATTCCCCAGCAAGCAGGCCGGTATGCTGGCCTTCCTGAGCGGCATCCTGCGGGACGAGGGTGGTTACGAGTTCAAGAGGGCTGTGGTCGAGAGCATGTTCGACCTCATCAAGTTTGTGCCCGACTCAAAGGAAGATGCCCTTGCGCACTTGTGCGAGTTCATTGAGGACTGCGAGTTCACCAAGCTCGCCGTCCGCATCCTGCACCTTCTAGGCCTTGAGGGTCCCAAGACGTCTCAGCCGACAAAGTACATTCGCTACATCTACAACCGTGTGGTTCTGGAGAATGCCATCGtacgtgctgctgctgtcacTGCCCTTGCCAAGTTTGGCGTTGGTCAGAAGGACCCTGAGGTTAAGCGTAGTGTGCACGTGCTGCTCACCCGCTGTCTTGACGACGTCGACGATGAGGTCAGAGATCGTGCTGCGTTGAACCTCCGCCTTatggacgaggaggatgccTTGGCCGAGAAGTTTGTCAAGAACGGTATGTGCATGCCTGAGACCCTGTTCAAGTGCTGAGTTGAATACTGACCCCTGAAACAGACAGCATGTTCTCCCTTCCGTACTTTGAGCACCAGCTTGTCATGTACGTGACTTCGGACGACAAGTCTACATTCGACTCGCCCTTCGACATCTCCAAGATCCCAGTCGTCACCCGAGAGCAGGCCGATGCAGAGGACAGGACCAAGAAGCTCACGGCCACTACGCCATCACTGAAGCCCCCGAAGGTCGGCCCGACAAAGGCTGCCCCTACAGGCGCCGAGGCTGCCGCTTCTGCCACAGCGGCTGCGCAGAAGTACGCGCAGGAACTTATGCAGATCCCAGAGATGAAGGAGTTTGGCAGCGTGCTCAAGTCTTCACCGATTGTGGAGCTCACCGAGGCAGAGACCGAGTACGTTGTCAGCGTCGTCAAGCACATCTTCAAGGAGCACATTGTTCTCCAGTTCGAGGTGAAGAACACGCTGCCTTCTACAGTTCTCGAAAACGTGTCCGTGGTTGCTACGCCTTCAGAtgaggaggagctcgaggagctcttCATCATCGAGGCAGAGAAGCTGCCTACGGATGAGCCAGGCAAGGTGTACGTCGCATTCAAGAAGGTTTCTGGCGAGGGTTCAATGCCCATCAGCACCTTCTCCAACTCGCTCAAGTTCACCACCAAGGAGATCGACCCGACAACCAATGAGCCCGAGGACGAGGGATACGAAGACGAGTACGAGGTTGCCGAGTTTGACGTATCAGGCAGCGACTATGTTATACCTACATTTGCTAGCAACTTCAACCACCTGTGGGAGCAGGTTGGTGCTGCTGGAGAGGAAGCAGAGGAGACGTTGCAGTTGAGTGCCATGAAGAGCATAGCAGGTAAGTTTACTACATCGGCCTTGCTATGGGGCATGTCTGTTTGCTTGCGGTGTACAAATTCTAACGTGTATGTTTCCCAACCCTATAGAAGCCACAGAACAGCTGTCCAAGGCGTTGTCACTACAGCCGCTGGAGGGCACGGACGTACCAGTCAATCAGACGACGCACACCCTCAAGCTGCTCGGAAAGACGGTGAACGGCGGCAGGGTGGTTGCAAACGTGCGGATGGCATACTCTTCCAAATCGGGTGTCACTACAAAGATCACAGTGCGCAGCGAGGAAGAAGGGGTTGCTGCTTTGGTCATTGCATCAGTCGAGTAGAAGAGGTAGTTGTTTTTGTGACGCATTTTTTATTACTTCGTTTAGTTGTCACTTTGACAGAAAAGTAACAGCAGGCGTTTTGCTCGTTCCGTTCCAGGTTATGCAACACTATATACAGAGAAAGTCTAAAGTAGAGAACAATGTTCCGGTAAAgtttttgcttcttctttctcctgTCGTAGATTTAGGGGTCAAACACTTGGGAAACTCTGAGCCTATGGTCCGGGGGATGTCACTTGTCTCGCGGCGGTCAATCCGTCCGATGGATTGACTCTGGGCGGGTAAATCATCGGCGGGGTTTCATTAGGTAGGAGAAGCAACCAGAAGATCTCCGAGCAACCGAAAGAGCAAATAacgataaaaaaataaaataaaaaaactgccagcgCACATGAATCCATCACCATGCAGCATGCATACCGGCCTAAGGTATGAACACACATGTACGAAAATTTTGATTCTAATTACTACCTT
Above is a genomic segment from Pyricularia oryzae 70-15 chromosome 7, whole genome shotgun sequence containing:
- a CDS encoding coatomer subunit gamma — protein: MNYGKKDEDAENGLVKVDRTQVFQEARLFNSSPIQPRQCRILLTKIALLLYTGEKFPQNEATTLFFGISKLFQNKDASLRQMVHLVIKELANSAEDIIMVTSTIMKDTGGSTDIIFRPNAIRALCRIIDASTVQSIERVMKTAIVDKNPSVSSAALVSSYHLLPIARDVVRRWQSETQEAAASNKSSGGFSLGFSSASSSMPVNNSTMSQYHAIGLLYQMRMHDRMALVKMVQQFGAPGAVKSPAALVMLVRLAAQLAEEDPQLRRPMMQLLDGWLRHKSEMVNFEAAKAICDMRDVTDAEVSQAVHVLQLFLTSPRAVTKFAALRILHNFASFKPNTVNVCNPDIELLISNSNRSIATFAITTLLKTGNEASVDRLMKQITGFMSEITDEFKITIVEAIRTLCLKFPSKQAGMLAFLSGILRDEGGYEFKRAVVESMFDLIKFVPDSKEDALAHLCEFIEDCEFTKLAVRILHLLGLEGPKTSQPTKYIRYIYNRVVLENAIVRAAAVTALAKFGVGQKDPEVKRSVHVLLTRCLDDVDDEVRDRAALNLRLMDEEDALAEKFVKNDSMFSLPYFEHQLVMYVTSDDKSTFDSPFDISKIPVVTREQADAEDRTKKLTATTPSLKPPKVGPTKAAPTGAEAAASATAAAQKYAQELMQIPEMKEFGSVLKSSPIVELTEAETEYVVSVVKHIFKEHIVLQFEVKNTLPSTVLENVSVVATPSDEEELEELFIIEAEKLPTDEPGKVYVAFKKVSGEGSMPISTFSNSLKFTTKEIDPTTNEPEDEGYEDEYEVAEFDVSGSDYVIPTFASNFNHLWEQVGAAGEEAEETLQLSAMKSIAEATEQLSKALSLQPLEGTDVPVNQTTHTLKLLGKTVNGGRVVANVRMAYSSKSGVTTKITVRSEEEGVAALVIASVE